One region of Culex pipiens pallens isolate TS chromosome 2, TS_CPP_V2, whole genome shotgun sequence genomic DNA includes:
- the LOC120431787 gene encoding uncharacterized protein LOC120431787, producing MDSDESELCLESFAPSPQPDDFEPKPASPSPDPLDIKEEPIEFEPSPQFQVAAPDPLQIQGCLFCFRELANGLGAEDPSLPKKIEFVLVAKFNFRKAPYKVPCCTSCVKMFNLFYTFKRSCLTALVRQDEQRKAKVLEPIELEAAKKKPAAVREKEPEALAEFQQLLPEVTLVKVAKQTVQPKQPSVAVFNCSICPATFINKNEYGYHMNEHKGGNIEARRFRKVLIDLFFRHKSLQMWDHHLPASVSQSEGVYSA from the coding sequence ATGGATTCCGACGAATCAGAACTCTGCTTGGAATCGTTCGCACCGTCACCGCAGCCAGATGACTTCGAACCGAAACCAGCTTCACCATCCCCGGATCCTTTGGACATCAAGGAAGAACCGATAGAGTTCGAACCCAGCCCCCAGTTCCAAGTGGCCGCCCCCGATCCGCTGCAGATCCAGGGCTGTCTGTTCTGCTTCCGCGAACTGGCCAACGGACTCGGCGCCGAAGATCCGTCGCTGCCCAAAAAGATCGAGTTCGTGCTGGTGGCCAAGTTCAACTTCCGGAAGGCGCCCTACAAGGTCCCGTGCTGCACCAGCTGCGTGAAAATGTTCAACCTGTTCTACACGTTCAAGCGAAGCTGCCTGACGGCACTGGTCCGGCAGGATGAGCAGCGAAAGGCGAAGGTTTTGGAACCGATCGAGCTGGAAGCGGCAAAAAAGAAACCTGCTGCCGTGCGGGAAAAGGAACCGGAAGCGCTCGCTGAATTTCAACAGTTGCTGCCGGAAGTGACGCTCGTGAAGGTCGCGAAGCAGACGGTGCAACCGAAGCAGCCATCGGTGGCCGTTTTCAATTGTTCCATATGTCCAGCGACCTTCATCAACAAAAACGAATATGGCTATCACATGAACGAGCACAAAGGTGGCAATATAGAGGCGAGAAGGTTTCGAAAGGTAttgattgatttgttttttagacataAATCCCTTCAAATGTGGGATCACCACTTGCCAGCAAGCGTTTCCCAGTCCGAAGGCGTGTACTCAGCATGA
- the LOC120431793 gene encoding AP-3 complex subunit mu-1-like: MIHSLFIVNASGDVFLEKHWRSVVSRTCVSYFLDVQRESPNDVPPVISTPHHYLVSIQRGGVSLVAACKQECPPLFVIEFLHRVVDTFEDYFSECTESIIKENYVVVYELLDEMLDNGFPLATESNILKELIKPPNILRTIANSVTGKSNVSGTLPTGQLSAIPWRRTGVKYTNNEAYFDVVEEVDAIIDKNGQTIFAEIQGYIDCCIKLSGMPDLTLSFMNPRLFDDVSFHPCVRFKRWESERILSFIPPDGNFRLMSYHVGSQSVVAIPIYVRHNLSLKPGEQGRMDITVGPKTTLGRVVEGVKLEIRMPKAVLTCALLASQGKYTFDPVTKTLHWDVGRIDVTKLPNIRGTVSVASGCTSLETSIDRVQFTISQLAVSGLKVNRLDMYGEKYKPFKGVKYVTKAGKFQIRM; the protein is encoded by the exons ATGATTCACAGCCTGTTCATCGTCAACGCGTCTGG CGATGTCTTCCTAGAAAAGCACTGGCGCAGCGTCGTTTCCCGGACATGCGTTTCCTACTTCCTGGACGTCCAGCGGGAATCGCCAAAT GACGTCCCCCCGGTCATCTCGACGCCGCACCACTATCTGGTGTCGATCCAGCGCGGCGGAGTGTCGCTGGTGGCGGCCTGCAAGCAGGAGTGTCCCCCGCTGTTCGTGATTGAGTTTTTGCACCGGGTGGTGGACACGTTTGAGGATTACTTTTCCGAGTGTACCGAGAGTATCATCAAGGAGAACTACGTGGTGGTGTACGAGCTGTTGGACGAAATGTTGGACAACGGGTTCCCGCTGGCCACGGAGAGTAATATTTTGAAGGAGCTCATTAAGCCGCCGAATATTTTGAGAACGATTGCGAACTCGGTGACGGGAAAGTCAAA tGTCAGCGGAACTCTTCCAACGGGGCAGTTGTCGGCTATTCCGTGGCGCAGAACCGGTGTCAAATACACCAACAACGAAGCTTATTTCGACGTAGTCGAGGAGGTTGACGCCATCATCGATAAGAACGGCCAGACGATCTTCGCAGAGATTCAGGGATAT ATCGACTGCTGCATCAAGCTCAGCGGAATGCCCGATCTGACGCTGTCCTTCATGAACCCCCGACTGTTCGACGACGTGTCCTTCCACCCCTGTGTTCGCTTCAAGCGCTGGGAATCGGAGCGAATCCTCTCGTTCATCCCACCGGACGGCAACTTCCGCCTGATGTCGTACCACGTCGGGTCGCAAAGTGTGGTGGCGATTCCGATCTACGTGCGGCACAACCTGAGTCTCAAGCCGGGCGAGCAGGGCCGCATGGACATCACCGTGGGCCCCAAAACCACCCTCGGAAGGGTCGTCGAGGGGGTCAAGCTGGAGATTCGTATGCCCAAGGCGGTGCTGACGTGCGCGCTGCTGGCCAGCCAGGGCAAGTACACGTTCGATCCGGTCACCAAGACGCTGCACTGGGACGTGGGCCGGATCGATGTGACGAAGCTGCCGAACATCCGGGGAACGGTGTCGGTGGCGTCCGGGTGCACTTCGCTGGAGACGAGCATTGATCG cGTTCAATTCACCATCTCCCAGTTGGCCGTCTCCGGGCTGAAGGTGAACCGGTTGGACATGTACGGTGAAAAGTATAAGCCCTTCAAGGGGGTCAAGTACGTTACCAAGGCTGGGAAGTTCCAGATTCGCATGTGA
- the LOC120431789 gene encoding zinc finger protein 510-like has product MFALAKDCQNHMTVCQGVENESQPGTSSQQSKKSRSENNPEGSESSDQEGDSTGARSCRNCGHKFPLAGDILFHHQRKCGALRMRVKCPRCDKHFTRKGTLEAHLRRHDGIRPFQCGKPGCAKTFFNQGACANHEEGCGTLGFVCDVCGATLSTQGSLKLHRDKHEEPKMQCNQCEKRFHDKRSLLKHMSVHSDERKYECKVCGKRFKSGEANRVHQRIHTQEKPYACPECDQRFTYNCSLKAHLEKKACLVR; this is encoded by the exons ATGTTTGCGCTAGC TAAGGATTGTCAGAACCACATGACGGTTTGTCAGGGCGTAGAAAACGAGTCTCAGCCGGGCACCAGCAGCCAACAATCCAAGAAATCGCGCTCCGAGAATAACCCCGAAGGGTCCGAATCCTCTGACCAGGAGGGAGATTCCACCGGTGCGCGTTCCTGCCGCAACTGCGGTCACAAATTCCCACTGGCCGGCGATATTTTGTTCCACCACCAACGCAAGTGTGGAGCGCTGCGGATGCGCGTCAAGTGCCCACGCTGCGACAAACACTTTACCCGGAAAGGAACGCTGGAGGCGCACCTCCGGCGACACGACGGCATACGTCCCTTCCAGTGTGGCAAGCCCGGCTGCGCGAAAACCTTCTTCAACCAGGGGGCGTGCGCCAACCACGAGGAAGGCTGCGGAACGCTGGGATTCGTTTGTGACGTGTGCGGAGCTACACTTTCGACGCAAGGTTCGCTCAAGCTGCACCGGGACAAGCACGAGGAACCCAAGATGCAGTGCAATCAGTGCGAGAAGCGGTTCCATGACAA GCGGAGCCTACTGAAGCACATGTCGGTGCACTCGGACGAGCGCAAGTACGAGTGCAAAGTGTGCGGCAAGCGGTTCAAATCGGGCGAAGCTAACCGCGTCCATCAGCGGATTCATACCCAGGAGAAGCCGTACGCATGTCCGGAGTGTGACCAGCGGTTCACGTACAACTGCTCGCTGAAGGCGCACCTGGAGAAGAAAGCGTGCCTGGTGCGATGA